From Solanum lycopersicum chromosome 8, SLM_r2.1, the proteins below share one genomic window:
- the LOC101243912 gene encoding RING-variant domain-containing protein, whose amino-acid sequence MQDVGVVRHDSTVHCDDPSDIEKQSGEISNHDLATERVDQSVLTIVVPASESINSQDPTLITDPVGNISTIVESPKKPYLSRNHSFQEQCRVCQEEKEEELIDLGCHCRGGLAKAHRTCIDTWFSTRGSNKCEICQQVAVNVASPEAHAPTSYWIWRVDPSFRGTNISQERNRGCLNPLWVAFCILIGGLFLDVLISITLGVSALPVNIIIGVIVVLGLGTALRLALEFCHDRSIRSVVHRLEGNVSLGYHPTV is encoded by the exons ATGCAAGATGTCGGTGTAGTCCGGCATGATAGTACCGTTCACTGTGATGATCCTTCTGATATTGAAAAGCAGAGTGGGGAGATCAGCAATCATGACTTAGCTACTGAAAGAGTGGATCAATCTGTACTCACCATAGTGGTTCCTGCAAGCGAATCAATCAACTCCCAGGATCCAACATTAATCACAGACCCAGTTGGGAACATTTCCACCATTGTAGAGTCTCCTAAGAAGCCTTACTTATCCAGGAATCATAGCTTTCAGGAACAATGCAG AGTATGTCAAGAGGAAAAAGAGGAAGAATTGATCGATCTTGGATGCCACTGTCGTGGTGGATTGGCAAAAGCACATCGGACATGCATAGATACATGGTTTAGTACTAGAGGTTcaaataaatgtgaaatatgCCA GCAAGTAGCTGTAAATGTGGCATCTCCAGAGGCTCATGCACCT ACAAGTTACTGGATTTGGAGAGTCGATCCTTCTTTTAGGGGGACAAATATTTCCCAAGAGCGGAATAGA GGTTGTCTTAATCCACTTTGGGTTGCGTTTTGTATCCTCATTGGCGGTCTGTTTCTGGATGTGTTAATATCAATTACGCTTGGAGTCTCTGCACTGCCTGTGAACATCATAATCG GGGTAATAGTTGTGCTGGGACTCGGAACAGCTCTTCGGCTTGCCCTTGAGTTCTGCCATGATCGGAGTATCAGAAGTGTAGTTCACCGGTTAGAAGGAAACGTCAGTCTTGGATATCATCCTACGGTATAA
- the LOC101268779 gene encoding B3 domain-containing transcription factor NGA3-like: MNLFNSTMIHDEASDSASCYYSQQLKRPSSSTTTELMLMDSSSTCDALVEREHMFDKVVTPSDVGKLNRLVIPKQHAEKYFPLDSSSNDKGGLLLNFEDSNGKPWRFRYSYWNSSQSYVMTKGWSRFVKEKKLDAGDVVSFQRGAGELSKHRLFIDWRRRPHHENGNNQFMLPHQFSDGRIFPLQSYPTTFSRNYYNNPPHSYYMYGIGNSSASTPYYSFNNNTSVMVNASHFDHNLMKSTSVEEPRVFNSVPVVQGKVAAKRFRLFGVNMDYPTPSEESSEKGKSSMSFDLDI, from the coding sequence ATGAACTTGTTTAATAGTACGATGATACATGATGAAGCATCGGATTCAGCCTCATGTTATTACAGCCAACAACTTAAAAGGCCTAGTAGTAGTACTACTACGGAGCTTATGTTGATGGATTCATCGTCTACTTGTGATGCGTTGGTTGAAAGGGAACATATGTTCGATAAGGTAGTTACTCCTAGCGATGTTGGTAAGCTCAATCGTTTAGTTATACCTAAACAACACGCGGAGAAGTATTTCCCTCTTGATTCGTCTAGTAACGATAAGGGGGGACTTCTATTGAATTTTGAAGATAGTAATGGGAAGCCATGGAGGTTTAGGTATTCGTATTGGAATAGTAGTCAGAGCTATGTAATGACTAAAGGATGGAGTCGTTTTGTTAAGGAGAAGAAACTTGATGCTGGTGATGTTGTTTCATTTCAGCGCGGTGCTGGTGAGTTGTCTAAGCACCGTCTCTTCATTGACTGGCGTCGTCGccctcatcatgagaatggaaaTAATCAATTTATGTTACCGCATCAATTTTCTGATGGGAGGATCTTTCCTTTACAGTCTTATCCAACAACATTTTCGcgtaattattataataatccTCCACATAGTTATTACATGTATGGAATTGGTAACTCCAGTGCTAGTACTCCTTACTACAGTTTCAACAACAATACTAGTGTGATGGTTAATGCAAGTCATTTTGATCATAATCTGATGAAATCAACTAGCGTTGAGGAGCCAAGGGTGTTCAATTCGGTACCAGTGGTTCAAGGTAAAGTTGCAGCAAAACGATTCAGGTTGTTTGGAGTAAATATGGACTACCCAACGCCCTCTGAAGAATCATCGGAAAAAGGCAAGTCATCCATGTCCTTCGATTTGGATATCTGA